A single genomic interval of Penaeus vannamei isolate JL-2024 chromosome 21, ASM4276789v1, whole genome shotgun sequence harbors:
- the Lpin gene encoding phosphatidate phosphatase LPIN3 isoform X4 has product MNYIGKFISNFKDFYNEINAATLTGAIDVVVVRQEDGSYLSSPFHVRFGKMGVLRSREKVVDIEINGEPVDIHMKLGESGEAFFVQELEDSEEISPLLGTSPLPPSFLQEKLDLARAEEEESRPRDSGVDESISSSVGQSVVPPGDVTVTDSPETETAGDQDSTLSPLTDTGDDVKIVRVKLSEDPKSEIGIVRIIRKTDAKVERRDHGTQTINNNNLTTSNKKVEVNNQGKGPNSKSQVGDGAVQKRNSLIIDGQGSKTDGEETVRMNKSIRRKRKKRCNGKKSRPKSTGSQSSDTSTTSEVADINAVLPSGGSPGNQDGIFVMDDIENNEKSGPSTSTPTSHMAQSSSMPLLREKSREEVVDEWSGSMSRSMGPDFHPFSDTDLSPPPSPSSSRPPTPIKSDTEYEVERQRTDFIDGSSQTDENKWSWTWGELPTPPPKTPTRTSSSAADSSEMKNESDMKKTSKGEVSAVKDDDVESGNGPSLPQSPHSVEGAIGGPKLCSDSDFEDYRHPIFDYKGYHDIAFSLCGRLHEYEGDFPESLFMQSLVTYDDFCENPQILENPDLVVRFGGKYLNWRTVSPQILSLVLFQRPVPQKLSEALYKEHMTKKEIRKRSESKGYSWFSWRRTNPEDADAPQNKIEDSSVKKEVSDSFESSEKSVTEEILNPGDPNLVEVTAAETQTTPPGTPKKKGLHGHTPGTDSSESEDLEDRKDRRPSGDRYKKSLRLTSEQIEKLNLREGSNEALFSVTTAYQGTTRCKCHIFLWNHDDKIVVSDIDGTITKSDVLGHLLPILGKDWAQSGVAQLFTKIKNNGYHFLYLSARAIGQARITRDYLRSIKQGDLSLPDGPLLLNPTSLVQAFHREVIEKKPEEFKISCLRDIQALYPPGRNPFYSGYGNKINDVWAYRAVGIPISRIFTINHRGELKHELTQTFQSSYSNLSDISNHMFPPVAHQETLGEYSSLQYWRAPLPDVSTEIEAVLSEERGK; this is encoded by the exons GTTGATATTGAGATCAATGGAGAGCCTGTGGACATACATATGAAACTAGGGGAGTCAGGAGAAGCCTTCTTTGTCCAAGAATTAGAGGACAGTGAGGAAATTAGTCCCCTCCTTGGCACCTCACCTCTGCCACCATCATTCCTTCAGGAGAAACTTGATCTTgcaagagcagaggaggaggaatcgaGACCTAGGGATTCTGGTGTTGATGAATCCATTTCCTCATCTGTTGGCCAATCAGTAGTGCCTCCTGGTGATGTGACGGTCACAGACTCACCGGAGACAGAAACAGCAGGAGATCAAGACTCTACTCTGTCACCCTTGACTGACACAGGAGATGATGTCAAAATTGTCAGGGTGAAGTTATCAGAGGACCCCAAGAGTGAGATTGGCATTGTTAGAATTATCCGTAAAACAGATGccaaagtagagagaagagaccATGGGACTcagactattaataataataatttaacaaCCAGTAACAAGAAGGTAGAAGTCAACAACCAAGGGAAAGGACCCAACTCAAAGTCACAAGTTGGTGATGGTGCTGTTCAGAAACGTAATAGCTTGATTATTGATGGCCAGGGAAGCAAGACTGATGGAGAAGAAACGGTTAGAA TGAACAAGAGTATCCGACGCAAGCGTAAGAAGCGTTGTAATGGAAAGAAGAGCCGACCCAAGAGCACTGGGAGCCAGTCAAGTGACACATCGACAACAAGCGAGGTTGCAGACATCAATGCTGTTTTACCTAGTGGTGGTTCACCAGGGAATCAAGATGGAATTTTTGTAATGGATGATATTGAGAACAATGAGAAG TCTGGTCCAAGCACGTCTACTCCCACCTCCCACATGGCGCAGTCGTCTTCTATGCCGTTGCTGCGTGAGAAGTCCCGGGAAGAGGTAGTCGATGAATGGAGTGGCTCTATGTCTCGATCAATGGGACCAGATTTTCATCCATTCAGTGATACTGACCTCAGCCCTCCACCAAG CCCATCGAGTTCAAGACCCCCAACACCGATCAAGTCTGACACTGAGTATGAGGTTGAGAGACAGCGGACAGACTTCATTGATGGATCCTCGCAGACAGATGAGAACAAGTGGTCTTGGACATGGGGAGAACTTCCCACACCACCACCGAAGACTCCAACTCGTACTTCGTCTTCAGCTGCGGATTCCTCAGAGATGAAGAATGAAAGTGACATGAAGAAGACATCAAAGGGAGAGG taagTGCTGtaaaggatgatgatgttgagtcGGGGAATGGTCCTTCCCTGCCTCAATCTCCGCACAGTGTCGAAGGAGCCATTGGGGGACCAAAGCTGTGCAGCGATTCAGACTTCGAAGATTACAGGCACCCCATCTTTGATTACAA GGGTTACCATGATATTGCCTTCTCACTGTGTGGCCGCCTCCACGAATACGAGGGAGACTTCCCAGAAAGTCTTTTTATGCAAAGTCTAGTCACTTACGATGATTTTTGTGAGAATCCACAAATTCTCGAAAACCCTGACCTTGTTGTTAGGTTTGGGGGCAAGTACCTGAATTGGCGTACTGTTTCACCACAGATTCTCTCTCTTGTGTTGTTCCAGCGACCTGTGCCTCAG AAACTCTCAGAAGCTCTCTATAAGGAACACATGACCAAGAAGGAGATCAGAAAGAGGTCTGAGTCGAAGGGATACTCTTGGTTCTCTTGGAGGCGCACCAATCCAGAGGATGCTGATGCTCCTCAAAACAAAATTGAAGATAGTTCAGTGAAGAAGGAAGTTTCTGATTCTTTTGAG AGCAGTGAAAAATCTGTGACAGAGGAGATCCTAAATCCCGGTGACCCAAACCTTGTTGAGGTAACAGCTGCCGAGACTCAGACCACCCCACCAGGCACTCCAAAGAAGAAGGGACTTCATGGTCATACCCCTGGGACAGATTCCTCAGAGTCTGAGGATCTTGAAGATAGGAAGGACCGCAGGCCCTCTGGAGATCGCTACAAGAAAAGTTTGAGACTGACATCGGAACAAATT GAAAAGCTAAACTTGAGAGAGGGAAGCAATGAAGCCTTATTCTCAGTTACAACAGCCTATCAGGGAACAACACGATGCAAGTGCCACATTTTCCTATGGAATCATGATGATAAGATTGTTGTATCAGATATTGATGGCACTATAACAAAATCTGATGTGTTAGGGCATCTGCTGCCCATCTTGGGCAAGGACTGGGCCCAGAGTGGGGTAGCTCAATTGTTTACCAAAATCAAGAACAATGGCTACCATTTCTTGTACCTGTCTGCACGAGCTATTG GACAGGCACGTATCACTCGGGACTACCTCCGTTCCATTAAACAAGGAGACTTGTCACTACCGGATGGGCCTCTATTATTAAATCCTACTTCCCTAGTGCAAGCTTTCCATCGTGAAGTCATTGAAAAGAAGCCAGAGGAATTCAAGATCTCATGTTTAAGGGATATTCAGGCATTGTATCCACCTGGTAGAAATCCTTTCTACTCTGGATATGGAAATAAGATCAAT GATGTGTGGGCCTATCGTGCTGTAGGAATTCCCATTTCTCGAATATTTACTATCAACCACAGAGGCGAGCTAAAGCATGAATTAACTCAGACATTCCAATCCTC GTACTCAAACCTCAGTGACATATCGAACCACATGTTCCCTCCTGTTGCTCATCAGGAGACACTGGGCGAATACTCTTCCTTGCAATACTGGCGGGCACCCTTGCCTGACGTGTCCACTGAAATAGAAGCAGTCCtttcagaggagagagggaaatag